The following coding sequences are from one Dreissena polymorpha isolate Duluth1 chromosome 8, UMN_Dpol_1.0, whole genome shotgun sequence window:
- the LOC127841934 gene encoding E3 ubiquitin-protein ligase MIB2-like produces the protein MERHIEGLRVVRGPDSRSGQEDACEGHVGTETVPDDVYEKTTADSIAVSHTTEQPPQVSTHARDSNYCHIKSERILEKTNLETSDHRLHVGDIVCVDVSDSTLKKLQYGHGGYNEEISRYIGLSGKLQHIEQNDDLIIDYGGINFRINQEAARKVPQLKFGDKVKILEDEHKAQILQAAHGGWSSEYTETLGKVGKVVNINSDGDVAVEIGDTAFVFNAACCELVKVPSVDRNDTANSTSNKTNIHTSNTTGVNSDSESNECISCGGDIYGSATEGQLPEALAETLRGMHNSLQALNGMASLAQNTQQRQSLSTPSIELMGPMLLVQASAGNVIPMVLFVLQNNPKMINAKHQGLTALIVACHEGNKAVVEILTAAGADLNITDDNSNTALMAATIRNHEDIAMILIRAGSNIHFRNKKGQGILHFAAIGQANGILKEALKKGVDPNTKERDRRDTPLHTAIMTDNIAGALCLIQHLHVDIEVSNAIGHTALTLAAMKECVTLVEALVDRLPSLANYQKSEDGYTALHVAAINDAVGVIAALIKRNANANIPGNDHTIPLHLSCNEGYINSSKLLITAGANANAQDNSGNTPLHHCVSQWRKRDIAMSSMQCGGMDKRTKEIWERTELGCLFIRNGASVNVANRAGNLPLQLCLDVHMRDILQTCSEIRVLREMKVGQNIYNIVRKPLPENLFLQVLCKAPILCFKCLNKMADTALAPCGHITTCRSCSISLHVCPVCSVRIKERTLK, from the exons ATGGAAAGACATATCGAAGGTCTGCGCGTTGTAAGGGGTCCAGATTCACGTAGCGGACAGGAGGACGCATGTGAAGGTCACGTTGGAACAGAAACCG TCCCAGACGATGTTTATGAAAAGACCACAGCAGATTCAATTGCCGTTTCACACACCACTGAACAACCACCTCAAGTATCTACACACGCACGTGACAGCAACTATTGTCACATAAAATCAGAAAGGATCCTGGAAAAAACTAATCTAGAGACAAGTGATCATCGATTACATGTTGGAGATATAGTGTGTGTAGATGTTTCCGATTCGACTTTGAAAAAGCTACAATACGGTCACGGTGGCTATAATGAAGAAATATCTCGC TATATCGGTCTTTCCGGTAAACTACAACATATTGAACAAAATGACGACTTAATTATAGATTATGGTGGTATCAATTTCCGAATCAACCAAGAAGCTGCAAGAAAG GTGCCACAGCTTAAGTTCGGCGATAAAGTTAAGATACTGGAGGACGAACACAAAGCACAAATACTGCAAGCGGCACATGGGGGATGGAGCAGTGAATATACAGAG ACGCTTGGAAAAGTCGGGAAAGTAGTGAACATAAATTCCGATGGAGATGTTGCCGTTGAAATCGGAGATACGGCTTTTGTCTTTAACGCCGCCTGTTGTGAGCTAGTGAAAGTCCCAAGTGTGGATAGAAACGATACCGCAAACAGCACTAGCAATAAGACAAACATTCACACTAGTAACACAACTGGAGTCAATAGTGACTCGGAAAGCAATGAATGTATATCGTGCGGCG GTGACATTTATGGTTCTGCGACCGAAGGTCAATTACCAGAGGCATTGGCAGAGACTCTTCGTGGTATGCATAATTCGTTGCAAGCTTTGAACGGCATGGCAAGTTTGGCTCAAAATACGCAGCAGCGACAGAGCCTTTCCACTCCGTCTATAGAACTCATGGGTCCAATGCTTCTTGTCCAGGCATCAGCTGGCAATGTCATTCCAATGGTCCTATTTGTCTTGCAGAATAACCCGAAAATG ATAAACGCTAAGCACCAGGGTTTAACCGCTCTGATAGTTGCCTGCCACGAAGGTAATAAAGCTGTTGTCGAAATATTAACAGCAGCTGGCGCAGACTTAAATATCACCGACGACAATAGCAACACGGCATTAATGGCCGCTACAATAAG gAACCATGAAGATATAGCAATGATTCTCATTCGTGCCGGGTCCAACATTCATTTCCGGAACAAGAAAGGACAAGGCATTTTACATTTTGCCGCCATAGGTCAAGCTAACGGCATACTGAAAGAAGCACTGAAGAAAGGCGTCGATCCTAATACAAAG GAACGAGATCGCAGGGATACACCGCTACATACGGCAATCATGACAGACAATATCGCTGGAGCCTTATGTCTTATACAGCATTTGCATGTCGACATTGAGGTCAGCAACGCCATTGGACATACTGCCCTTACACTGGCAGCGATGAAGGAATGTGTGAC ACTCGTGGAAGCCTTAGTCGACCGATTGCCTAGTTTAGCGAATTATCAAAAATCTGAAGATGGATATACGGCATTGCACGTTGCGGCTATCAATGACGCCGTGGGGGTAATTGCGGCTCTAATAAAG AGAAACGCTAACGCGAACATTCCCGGCAATGATCATACTATTCCTTTACATCTTTCGTGCAATGAAGGGTATATAAATAGTTCAAAGTTGCTGATAACAGCAG GAGCTAATGCAAATGCTCAGGACAATTCTGGTAACACTCCTCTCCACCATTGTGTAAGCCAATGGAGAAAAAGGGACATTGCTATg AGCAGTATGCAGTGTGGAGGAATGGATAAACGGACAAAAGAGATCTGGGAAAGAACCGAACTAGGATGCCTTTTTATAAGAAACGGCGCAAGTGTTAATGTGGCTAATAGAGCTGGCAACCTTCCACTGCAGCTTTGTTTAGATGTACATATGAGGGACATCCTTCAAACATGTTCAGAAATAAG GGTTTTACGAGAGATGAAAGTGggtcaaaacatttataatatagtGCGGAAGCCTTTGCCGGAAAATCTGTTTCTTCAAGTGTTATGTAAAGCGCCCATATTGTGTTTCAAGTGCTTGAATAAAATGGCGGACACGGCATTAGCCCCGTGTGGCCATATTACAACATGTAGGAGTTGCTCTATAAGTCTACACGTGTGTCCAGTGTGCTCTGTCCGAATCAAGGAGCGTACCCTTAAATGA